From a single Lewinella sp. LCG006 genomic region:
- a CDS encoding T9SS type A sorting domain-containing protein, with the protein MKKHYIPFFALLLFSASLWGQSIEVPPNINGTTMFPFTYLSDFIDADTSATGEQLHDTYLLQRGAVYFFTGQAEWPFDVNLVAFGDETLGKPVVSRANASGGTALDPMYRGFGSFTWDGIYIIMGEEGPEAAQYETAPFRPEGDDKRFVFNNCTIEKSRQGTIRIEGENSTTIITNCEIRNFGDYERFQGNGRIVDTRDNFADSVVISNCVMYNILDRVFIGFRQQGLNYFEYTNNTLFNHVGRHGLIQLKNTRESVIKDNIFMNPSIMGTAPFLANEQITYANETNYLFTIDTLVEGASVEMSNNNVFWTDDVLNYYATFDSVAQPMILSPEFEAALATPADAYFSEVLELNNVPDRAPLIAYSREAILYKDSVGITDIMVEDISFAGTPFDNGYLFDFSQVDPCYDPNAASATAASDGGALGVRFLCDYPVNSTNTVYNPSLALRSAPNPAGDFTNLTFTLSQAGETNLTVFDMNGKVVSNLFNGRLSAGKHTFNWNNLSQVPSGMYFANLQTEEGKMFIRVVVSK; encoded by the coding sequence ATGAAAAAACACTACATTCCATTTTTCGCATTGCTCCTTTTTTCCGCCTCTTTATGGGGGCAGTCTATTGAGGTACCGCCCAATATCAACGGGACGACCATGTTTCCTTTCACTTATCTAAGTGATTTTATTGATGCGGATACTTCTGCTACGGGCGAGCAATTACATGATACTTACCTGCTACAGCGCGGGGCCGTTTACTTCTTTACTGGCCAGGCAGAATGGCCTTTCGATGTGAATTTGGTAGCTTTTGGTGACGAAACATTGGGCAAGCCAGTGGTGTCGAGAGCTAATGCTTCGGGAGGTACCGCATTGGATCCAATGTATCGTGGTTTTGGTAGCTTCACCTGGGATGGTATTTATATCATTATGGGAGAAGAAGGCCCCGAGGCCGCTCAGTACGAAACAGCTCCTTTCCGTCCGGAAGGAGACGACAAGCGCTTTGTTTTCAACAACTGTACGATCGAAAAAAGCCGTCAAGGTACGATCCGCATTGAAGGAGAAAACTCTACGACGATCATTACCAACTGTGAGATTCGCAATTTTGGTGATTACGAGCGTTTCCAGGGCAACGGCCGTATTGTAGATACCCGTGATAACTTCGCCGATTCGGTGGTCATTAGCAATTGTGTGATGTACAATATTTTGGATCGCGTCTTTATCGGCTTCCGCCAGCAAGGACTCAACTACTTTGAGTACACCAACAATACGCTGTTCAATCACGTTGGCCGTCATGGCCTGATTCAATTGAAGAACACCCGCGAGTCGGTGATCAAGGACAATATTTTCATGAACCCTTCTATAATGGGTACGGCCCCATTTTTGGCCAATGAGCAGATCACCTACGCTAATGAAACGAACTATTTGTTCACCATTGACACGCTGGTAGAAGGTGCTTCTGTGGAAATGAGTAACAACAATGTTTTCTGGACGGATGATGTACTGAATTACTACGCCACTTTTGATTCTGTTGCCCAGCCGATGATCCTGAGCCCTGAATTCGAAGCGGCTTTGGCTACTCCTGCCGATGCGTATTTCTCGGAAGTATTGGAATTGAACAATGTTCCTGACCGTGCACCGCTGATTGCTTATTCTCGGGAGGCTATTCTTTACAAAGATTCAGTAGGTATCACGGATATCATGGTAGAGGACATCAGCTTTGCTGGTACACCTTTCGACAATGGCTACCTGTTTGATTTTAGCCAGGTTGACCCTTGCTACGATCCCAACGCAGCTTCGGCTACGGCCGCCAGCGATGGAGGTGCACTAGGGGTTCGTTTCTTGTGCGACTACCCCGTAAATTCTACCAATACCGTCTACAACCCTTCTTTGGCCTTGCGTTCTGCGCCCAACCCCGCAGGTGATTTCACTAATCTGACTTTCACCCTGAGCCAAGCCGGAGAGACCAACCTGACCGTTTTTGATATGAATGGTAAAGTGGTCAGCAACTTGTTCAATGGCCGTCTCTCTGCGGGCAAGCACACTTTCAACTGGAATAACCTCAGCCAGGTTCCTAGTGGAATGTACTTTGCTAACCTGCAAACGGAAGAAGGTAAGATGTTTATCAGAGTGGTGGTAAGCAAGTAA